From Polynucleobacter difficilis, a single genomic window includes:
- a CDS encoding YqiA/YcfP family alpha/beta fold hydrolase has product MNSLLVVYLHGFRSSPRSSKAQMTGDAIAHRAEQGASIEWYCPQLLASPRESMEMVQRHIDTAKADRLTVIGSSLGGFYTNYLAERYGCKGIALNPAVRAGRELAPHVGMMTAYDSEEPFDFRAEYIDELNRMQVESITHPERYLLLAATGDELLDWREMAAFYPGAQQIIIQGSDHGIANYSDYLDAVIDFACD; this is encoded by the coding sequence CACTACTGGTTGTTTACCTCCACGGTTTTCGTTCCTCCCCGCGCTCAAGTAAAGCGCAGATGACTGGCGATGCCATCGCGCATCGCGCGGAGCAGGGGGCTTCCATCGAATGGTATTGCCCACAATTGCTTGCCTCCCCACGTGAGTCCATGGAAATGGTTCAACGCCACATCGATACTGCTAAGGCGGATCGATTAACCGTGATCGGCTCTTCCTTGGGTGGTTTTTATACCAACTACCTTGCAGAGCGCTATGGCTGCAAAGGCATCGCCTTAAATCCGGCCGTGAGAGCAGGGCGGGAACTAGCGCCCCATGTAGGCATGATGACGGCCTACGATAGCGAGGAGCCTTTTGACTTTCGGGCTGAATACATTGATGAGCTTAATCGCATGCAGGTTGAATCGATTACGCATCCTGAGCGCTATTTACTCTTGGCTGCCACCGGTGATGAATTGCTCGACTGGCGGGAGATGGCCGCCTTTTATCCAGGTGCCCAGCAGATCATTATTCAAGGTAGTGACCACGGCATTGCTAATTACAGCGATTACTTGGACGCGGTAATCGACTTCGCTTGTGATTAA
- a CDS encoding HNH endonuclease, with the protein MLSILKLDAGGIPQCWINAEEATKQYADQSVLWTLGDPIAVMRGGISRATGKQSIIELHSIVAVKGSARINLFDVVPGITKRKLYRRDRGLCAYCGERITENDAEAEHIIPNSRGGKYTWMNLVVSCRPCNQRKGNRTPEMANMSLLYAPYMPSLYEDMILKGRNILADQMDFLAANLPKNSRLLEGLFWEQS; encoded by the coding sequence GTGCTGAGCATCTTGAAGCTAGACGCCGGCGGTATTCCACAATGCTGGATAAATGCGGAAGAAGCGACAAAACAATATGCAGACCAGAGCGTATTGTGGACACTGGGCGATCCGATCGCGGTCATGCGTGGCGGTATCTCGCGAGCTACTGGCAAGCAATCCATCATTGAGCTGCACTCCATCGTTGCCGTCAAAGGCTCGGCACGCATCAATCTATTCGATGTTGTGCCCGGCATCACGAAGCGTAAGTTGTACCGCCGTGATCGTGGCCTGTGCGCCTATTGTGGTGAACGCATTACCGAAAACGATGCTGAAGCGGAACACATTATTCCCAATAGCCGTGGCGGTAAATACACGTGGATGAATTTGGTTGTTTCTTGCAGGCCATGCAATCAACGCAAAGGCAATCGCACCCCTGAAATGGCGAACATGAGTTTGCTATATGCGCCTTATATGCCAAGCTTGTATGAGGACATGATCCTCAAAGGCAGAAATATTCTGGCCGATCAAATGGATTTTTTGGCCGCGAACTTACCCAAGAATAGCCGCCTGCTGGAAGGATTGTTCTGGGAGCAGTCCTAA
- a CDS encoding DUF3108 domain-containing protein, with product MAILKEEPVKQIKMARSAKKAVPQVGNSSSEIAVPAGVAAEQGGALFEQDGMAFRLPESALLYYDAYVDGQQVQTGEIKWIADDSGYSLSITIPYAFVGPFVFESKGKIDAYGLAPSIYWAQRGKNPPRFSRFERNAQGGPVMFFSEKMDFSPPIPPGTQDRFSLIFQFASLLNGDGKIDEAGTIRSIPVASFDMIEPWQFKSYGELISDDVPSMGVTTLRHYELLDRPSNKFKRRVDLWLVRDLDWLPGRIRTTEANGRVFELVFKQKAPLSRASE from the coding sequence GTGGCCATCTTAAAAGAAGAGCCAGTCAAGCAAATCAAGATGGCTCGCTCCGCAAAAAAAGCAGTGCCGCAAGTAGGTAATTCTTCGAGTGAGATAGCAGTGCCAGCAGGAGTAGCAGCAGAGCAGGGTGGCGCCTTATTTGAGCAAGATGGGATGGCCTTTCGCCTTCCCGAGTCAGCTCTGCTGTATTACGACGCCTATGTCGACGGGCAGCAAGTACAAACGGGTGAAATCAAATGGATTGCGGATGACTCGGGATATTCGCTATCCATTACGATTCCCTATGCGTTTGTGGGTCCGTTTGTATTTGAGTCGAAAGGCAAGATTGATGCCTACGGTTTAGCGCCCTCGATTTACTGGGCGCAACGCGGCAAAAATCCCCCGCGGTTTTCACGCTTTGAGCGCAATGCGCAGGGCGGCCCGGTGATGTTCTTTTCTGAGAAGATGGATTTTTCTCCGCCCATACCACCAGGCACCCAAGATCGATTTAGCCTGATTTTTCAATTTGCCTCGCTCCTGAATGGTGACGGCAAAATTGATGAGGCGGGCACCATTCGGTCTATTCCGGTAGCGAGCTTTGACATGATTGAGCCGTGGCAATTCAAAAGCTATGGCGAACTTATTTCCGATGACGTGCCAAGTATGGGCGTAACCACCTTGCGCCACTATGAATTACTCGACCGACCCAGCAATAAGTTCAAGCGTCGCGTTGATTTATGGTTAGTGCGTGATTTGGACTGGTTGCCTGGCCGTATACGGACCACGGAGGCAAATGGCAGGGTGTTTGAACTGGTTTTTAAGCAGAAGGCGCCGCTGAGCCGGGCTTCCGAGTAA
- a CDS encoding transporter, whose amino-acid sequence MSTETTATLPSLTELLHQIQLDIGDNIELYLIVAFMAAMLTIHGVAVLVIASAFHAIDRFLKSIPHLAGASFISYFIAILLIILTHITEIIAWTYVLVAFSVFPGITQTFYFVGEMYTTLGFGNYPLSSAWQVLPILISFSGVFSVSMSGAALYSMMGTLLTRKPGSAAPSA is encoded by the coding sequence ATGTCCACTGAAACGACGGCTACCTTACCTTCTCTAACTGAATTGCTGCATCAAATCCAGCTGGATATTGGTGACAACATTGAGTTGTATTTGATCGTGGCATTCATGGCTGCCATGCTCACCATCCATGGCGTAGCAGTTTTAGTTATCGCTAGCGCATTCCACGCCATAGACCGTTTCCTTAAGTCCATACCGCATTTGGCGGGCGCTAGCTTTATTTCGTATTTCATAGCGATCTTATTGATCATCTTGACCCACATTACTGAAATCATCGCGTGGACCTATGTATTGGTCGCTTTTTCTGTCTTTCCAGGCATTACGCAAACGTTTTACTTTGTTGGCGAGATGTATACCACCTTGGGTTTTGGCAATTACCCCTTAAGCAGTGCATGGCAAGTACTGCCCATTTTGATCTCCTTTTCGGGCGTATTTTCGGTGTCCATGTCCGGCGCAGCCCTCTATTCGATGATGGGCACCCTGCTTACTCGGAAGCCCGGCTCAGCGGCGCCTTCTGCTTAA
- a CDS encoding ankyrin repeat domain-containing protein, with product MILNLKCIQALPVILGIAFVSLTTMPHWAMAQTDSQIATITKAAKFDDVREVKTLIDKGMSPNQKDPRGMPILMVAIQENSVKTVDYLINVKGIDLNQANLTNETPLMFAALYGLLPEVKILVNQKEVPVNRSGWTPLHYASTNGHLEIAQFLLDKGAVVDAPSPNETTPLMMAIRAGNIQLVRVLLDRGADIRIRNQQGYSAIDVAELFNQEEIQKGLRARWQKLYNEPYPGGPKS from the coding sequence ATGATTCTGAATCTGAAGTGCATCCAGGCCTTGCCTGTAATCCTGGGCATCGCATTTGTATCGCTGACCACCATGCCACATTGGGCAATGGCGCAAACCGATTCGCAGATCGCTACCATAACCAAAGCAGCGAAATTTGATGACGTTCGTGAGGTCAAGACCTTGATTGATAAGGGTATGAGCCCCAATCAAAAGGATCCCCGCGGCATGCCTATTTTGATGGTCGCGATTCAAGAAAACTCAGTCAAAACAGTGGATTACCTCATTAATGTCAAAGGAATTGATCTCAATCAGGCCAATTTAACGAATGAGACGCCATTGATGTTTGCTGCCTTGTACGGCCTGTTGCCTGAGGTAAAAATCTTGGTCAATCAAAAGGAAGTGCCGGTTAATCGGTCTGGTTGGACGCCGCTGCATTACGCCTCCACTAATGGTCATCTGGAAATTGCCCAGTTCTTGTTGGATAAAGGCGCTGTAGTTGATGCGCCAAGCCCCAACGAGACAACCCCTTTAATGATGGCCATTCGAGCCGGTAATATCCAGCTCGTTCGCGTGTTGCTTGATCGTGGCGCCGATATTCGGATACGTAATCAACAGGGCTATTCAGCGATCGATGTAGCAGAACTGTTTAACCAAGAAGAGATTCAAAAGGGCTTAAGAGCCCGCTGGCAAAAGCTGTACAACGAGCCATACCCAGGTGGCCCTAAGTCATAA
- a CDS encoding TatD family hydrolase — protein sequence MFIDSHCHLDFPEYRERLPEVLANMAAAQVSHALCISVDLPDFPLVRQLAETHPHLYASVGVHPDYEDTPEPTVDFLVEAAKHPKVIAIGETGLDYYRMADRAYADMEWQRNRFRTHIRAAIESGCPLIIHTRSASEDTIRILKEEGAERIGGVMHCFTESLEVAKQAIDLGFYISFSGIVTFKSAKDLQETCRQVPLERMLIETDSPYLAPMPHRGKTNEPAWVSHVASYIADLKGVSVDAIAEHTTRNFFQCFQINRQLT from the coding sequence ATGTTCATTGATTCCCATTGCCACCTTGATTTTCCGGAGTATCGCGAGCGCTTACCCGAAGTCCTTGCCAATATGGCAGCTGCTCAGGTTAGCCACGCACTCTGCATCTCAGTCGATCTCCCTGACTTTCCATTGGTAAGGCAATTGGCCGAGACCCATCCCCATTTATATGCCTCGGTTGGCGTGCATCCCGATTACGAAGATACCCCAGAGCCGACCGTCGATTTTTTAGTGGAGGCAGCAAAGCACCCCAAAGTCATAGCGATCGGCGAAACCGGACTGGACTATTACCGCATGGCTGACCGCGCGTATGCCGATATGGAGTGGCAGCGTAACCGGTTTCGGACACATATCCGGGCGGCAATCGAGTCAGGCTGCCCCTTAATCATTCATACCCGCTCAGCCTCTGAAGACACGATACGGATCCTCAAAGAGGAGGGTGCTGAGCGGATTGGTGGCGTAATGCATTGCTTTACCGAAAGCCTTGAGGTGGCTAAACAAGCCATTGATTTGGGGTTTTATATTTCTTTTTCCGGCATTGTGACCTTTAAAAGCGCAAAAGACCTGCAGGAGACCTGTCGGCAGGTGCCTTTGGAGCGTATGCTGATTGAAACTGATTCGCCTTATTTAGCCCCTATGCCGCATCGGGGCAAGACCAATGAACCCGCTTGGGTCTCGCATGTGGCAAGCTACATTGCGGATCTAAAAGGCGTCTCGGTTGATGCGATTGCAGAACATACCACGCGTAATTTTTTTCAATGTTTTCAAATAAATAGACAATTAACATGA
- a CDS encoding DNA polymerase III subunit delta' encodes MPSPFSDTMIAPWLQPQWDGIDLEACPNALLLHGQAGIGKADFALTLAKALLCEASPSGNNKPCNCCEACRWFDTGNHPDFVALVPETHRRFMPNEALEGADGDPSPSKKAKLLRDEEGDSAEKKEKKNIAIEEARSAIEGLAIGTHRGGNRVVLVYPLEALRADAANTLLKSLEEPPSSTIFILVTSRLDRVLPTIRSRCRLIALPPPDRASGLAWLRQKIAARPELTVSDDELETIFYEQGGAPYATLDFLSAKQDQNEKDELFVSIQASRYLLQGLSQGLRIDWLDVAEKTHKASFAVLLASMQRWLADLQGSAQADAVRFYPKHAGTIAVLAKQVRIEKLLRLWKGVTQARRHENHPLATRIQLESLLMQYQQIFGD; translated from the coding sequence ATGCCAAGCCCCTTTAGCGATACGATGATTGCACCTTGGTTACAGCCGCAGTGGGATGGCATTGATCTAGAGGCATGTCCGAATGCCTTACTGCTCCATGGGCAGGCGGGCATTGGTAAGGCAGACTTTGCGCTGACCCTTGCCAAAGCCCTGCTATGCGAGGCATCCCCAAGCGGAAATAATAAGCCCTGCAATTGTTGTGAGGCTTGTCGCTGGTTTGATACCGGCAATCATCCCGACTTCGTTGCACTGGTCCCCGAGACGCACCGCCGCTTTATGCCAAATGAGGCACTCGAGGGCGCCGATGGTGATCCGTCGCCCAGTAAAAAAGCAAAACTACTGCGCGACGAAGAGGGTGACTCCGCTGAAAAAAAAGAGAAGAAGAATATTGCCATTGAAGAAGCGCGATCGGCCATCGAAGGTTTAGCAATCGGCACGCACCGCGGCGGCAATCGCGTTGTGTTGGTCTACCCTTTAGAGGCATTGCGGGCAGATGCTGCCAATACCTTATTAAAGTCCTTAGAAGAGCCACCGAGCAGCACCATTTTTATATTGGTAACGAGCCGCCTTGATCGTGTCTTGCCGACCATTCGCTCCCGTTGCCGTTTAATTGCTCTGCCACCGCCGGATCGCGCAAGTGGTCTCGCATGGCTTCGTCAGAAAATTGCAGCCCGTCCCGAACTCACCGTCTCGGATGATGAGCTGGAAACCATTTTTTATGAGCAGGGCGGGGCGCCCTATGCGACCCTGGATTTTCTATCGGCCAAGCAAGATCAAAACGAGAAGGATGAGCTCTTTGTTTCGATTCAGGCCTCGCGCTATTTATTGCAAGGCCTATCCCAAGGGCTTCGTATCGATTGGCTGGATGTGGCAGAAAAAACCCATAAAGCATCGTTTGCAGTATTGCTCGCCTCGATGCAGCGCTGGCTAGCAGACCTACAAGGCAGTGCGCAGGCTGATGCCGTGCGTTTTTATCCCAAGCATGCTGGAACGATTGCGGTTTTAGCAAAACAAGTCCGTATTGAAAAGCTCTTGCGCCTTTGGAAAGGGGTAACCCAGGCGCGCCGCCATGAAAACCACCCACTGGCCACCCGTATTCAGCTTGAATCCCTGCTCATGCAATACCAGCAGATTTTTGGGGATTGA
- the tmk gene encoding dTMP kinase produces MDPTMNVNEPGFFISFEGIDGAGKSTHINAYCELLKSRFPNRTLVLTREPGGTALGEQLRALLLEAPMHLETEALLMFAARREHVAQVIAPALAAGHIVVSDRFTDASFAYQGGGRGLSIEKLNALEQWVQKQDNGQLLQPNITFLFDLPGAVAEARRSKARTPDKFERLDLAFFERVRQEYLRRAKADPQRFVLVDATQTQEAIWDFLCQAPLAIR; encoded by the coding sequence ATGGATCCCACGATGAATGTGAATGAGCCTGGATTTTTTATTAGCTTTGAGGGCATCGATGGTGCTGGAAAAAGCACCCACATCAATGCCTATTGTGAGTTGCTGAAAAGCCGCTTCCCGAATCGGACTTTAGTGCTGACGCGTGAGCCAGGCGGCACTGCATTAGGCGAGCAACTCCGCGCTTTATTGTTGGAGGCGCCGATGCATTTGGAAACAGAGGCCTTGCTGATGTTTGCCGCGCGCCGTGAGCATGTGGCACAAGTGATCGCCCCTGCACTGGCAGCTGGGCATATTGTGGTGTCCGACCGTTTTACGGATGCCAGTTTTGCCTACCAAGGTGGTGGACGCGGACTCTCTATTGAAAAACTCAATGCATTAGAGCAGTGGGTCCAAAAGCAAGACAATGGGCAACTATTGCAACCCAACATTACTTTCTTATTTGACTTGCCGGGAGCAGTGGCGGAAGCGCGCCGCTCGAAAGCGCGTACACCCGATAAATTTGAGCGGCTTGATCTGGCATTCTTTGAGCGGGTCAGGCAGGAATACCTGCGTAGAGCAAAGGCTGACCCACAGCGTTTTGTATTGGTTGACGCTACCCAGACGCAAGAGGCAATCTGGGATTTCTTATGCCAAGCCCCTTTAGCGATACGATGA
- the mltG gene encoding endolytic transglycosylase MltG, whose translation MRRKRIPFWALPLKLFGIAALLAIVFFGALFLWGVVPSAANDPVRPSGFTAKVNPKSGVASIALQLRSQGIEVNGILFQLGARALLVHAKLKPGTYLFPLDASTATILLKLARGDSIKESIAFVPGTPIWQLRQIVDSHPALDHQTKGLGSAAFSKTVGLSHANAEGLFFPDTYIFDPGESDLVIYRRAADAMQKNLAKAWNNASNISPIKTPYDLLILASIVEKETGKSSERAQISAVFHNRLKIGMRLQTDPTVIYGIGPEFDGNLRKVDLRRDSPYNTYMRTGLPPTPIAIPSMESLLAAANPAKSDALYFVAKGDGSSYFSKSLAEHEKAVDQYQRAIKAPAKRASP comes from the coding sequence ATGCGAAGAAAACGTATTCCATTTTGGGCATTACCCCTCAAACTCTTCGGAATTGCGGCGTTATTAGCCATAGTCTTTTTTGGCGCCCTGTTTTTATGGGGGGTAGTTCCATCTGCAGCCAATGACCCCGTTCGGCCAAGCGGCTTTACCGCCAAAGTCAATCCCAAGTCTGGCGTAGCGAGTATTGCACTGCAACTCCGTAGCCAAGGCATTGAGGTCAATGGCATTCTGTTTCAGTTGGGAGCACGTGCATTGCTAGTTCATGCCAAGCTGAAGCCCGGAACCTATTTATTTCCCTTGGATGCCAGTACCGCGACCATCCTCTTGAAGTTGGCGCGAGGCGATAGCATTAAAGAATCGATCGCCTTTGTGCCTGGAACGCCGATATGGCAGCTACGGCAAATCGTAGATAGCCATCCCGCTTTGGATCATCAAACCAAAGGACTAGGTTCTGCTGCGTTCTCGAAAACAGTAGGTTTGAGCCATGCCAACGCGGAAGGGCTTTTTTTCCCGGACACCTATATTTTTGATCCCGGTGAAAGCGACCTCGTCATTTATCGTCGCGCAGCAGATGCGATGCAGAAAAATCTAGCGAAGGCTTGGAATAACGCCTCTAATATAAGTCCAATCAAGACGCCATATGACTTGCTGATTTTGGCTTCGATCGTTGAAAAAGAAACCGGCAAATCCAGTGAGCGAGCGCAAATTTCAGCGGTGTTTCACAATCGTCTAAAAATAGGGATGCGCCTACAAACCGACCCTACGGTGATTTATGGCATCGGTCCAGAGTTTGACGGCAATCTACGCAAAGTAGATCTTCGCCGTGACAGTCCATACAATACCTATATGCGTACAGGTTTACCTCCCACCCCAATTGCGATTCCCAGCATGGAGTCCCTCCTTGCAGCAGCCAACCCTGCAAAAAGCGATGCCCTGTATTTTGTTGCCAAGGGCGATGGCAGTAGCTACTTCTCTAAGTCGCTAGCTGAGCATGAAAAAGCCGTTGACCAATATCAGCGCGCCATTAAAGCGCCAGCAAAGAGAGCGTCACCGTAA
- the ygfZ gene encoding CAF17-like 4Fe-4S cluster assembly/insertion protein YgfZ codes for MNSAADLADWGLIIVEGDDAASFLQNQLTNSVLGLTAVASPAIASGPDAVRLVGYCSPKGRLIASAWLGLFSKADGTSCFGLFISKDIAASTAKRLGMFVLRSKVTVKDVTASWKITGYCTSGTLDTLEVDKTAILLRLPDVMTAGVAMQRVLIAEPITSDQASAEASSEDAQILWRSLEVMSAIPRIVAATQDQFVPQMVNFESVYGVDFKKGCYPGQEIVARSQYRGAIKRRLQLAHCPIDQLANAPTGPGSEIFHADDAGQPAGMVVLSAPSIANARRMDFQIEIKTELQAGGTFHLGGPDGPILMLDQLPYPLITI; via the coding sequence ATGAACTCTGCCGCCGATCTCGCTGACTGGGGACTCATTATCGTTGAGGGCGATGATGCGGCTAGTTTTTTACAAAACCAGCTGACAAACTCTGTTTTGGGGCTTACTGCCGTTGCGTCGCCGGCCATTGCAAGCGGACCAGATGCAGTTCGCCTCGTTGGTTATTGCAGTCCTAAGGGTCGCTTAATTGCAAGCGCATGGCTTGGTCTTTTTTCAAAAGCGGATGGGACTAGCTGCTTTGGCTTGTTTATTTCAAAAGACATCGCAGCCAGCACCGCTAAGCGCTTAGGCATGTTCGTCCTACGCTCCAAAGTGACAGTCAAGGATGTCACAGCTAGTTGGAAGATTACTGGCTATTGCACCAGCGGCACGCTGGATACGTTGGAGGTCGATAAAACTGCCATCCTCCTGCGGCTACCGGATGTGATGACCGCCGGCGTTGCGATGCAACGCGTACTGATCGCAGAGCCCATTACTTCAGATCAAGCATCGGCCGAGGCCTCTTCGGAGGATGCCCAAATTCTGTGGCGCTCACTGGAGGTCATGAGCGCCATTCCTCGTATCGTTGCCGCAACCCAAGACCAATTTGTGCCCCAAATGGTGAACTTTGAGTCTGTGTACGGCGTTGATTTTAAAAAGGGGTGCTACCCCGGCCAAGAGATCGTGGCACGCAGCCAATACCGTGGGGCGATTAAGCGGCGCCTGCAGTTGGCCCACTGCCCCATCGATCAACTTGCAAACGCCCCCACCGGTCCAGGAAGCGAGATTTTTCATGCGGATGATGCGGGTCAGCCGGCTGGAATGGTGGTGCTTAGCGCTCCGAGCATTGCTAATGCCCGCCGCATGGACTTCCAAATTGAGATCAAAACCGAGCTGCAAGCCGGTGGCACTTTTCATCTTGGGGGTCCAGATGGCCCCATTTTGATGTTAGATCAGCTGCCCTACCCCCTGATCACAATTTAA
- a CDS encoding NRDE family protein produces the protein MCLILFAWKSHPDYPLVVAANRDEFYERDTEKMDWWSEHPELLAGRDRADVLGSPGTWLGFTKSGRFAALTNVRAPSEKNPDARTRGELSLMYLTGEHKPDGFIQHNAKRFEQYNGFNMLMADLSNPSDAQMHWVSNRMMLGQSIRPRKTFPQNALDAGVYGLSNAMLDTPWPKVTHRVAAFAQTLAMDQGNLKHADQYLHLLSDNRVAVDQELPSTGVSKEWEKALSPAFVQTPMYGTRSSTVLRIRKDGAFEMVERRFDANGTIGHDVITGALTSASGSNLSV, from the coding sequence ATGTGCCTCATTCTCTTCGCCTGGAAATCCCATCCCGACTATCCATTGGTAGTCGCAGCAAATCGCGATGAGTTCTATGAGCGCGATACAGAAAAAATGGATTGGTGGTCTGAGCACCCCGAGCTATTAGCCGGTCGGGATCGGGCGGACGTCTTGGGTAGCCCAGGCACTTGGCTTGGGTTTACCAAATCAGGCCGCTTTGCCGCCTTGACCAATGTACGAGCGCCCAGTGAAAAAAACCCGGATGCACGAACCCGTGGCGAGCTATCGCTGATGTATCTGACGGGTGAGCATAAGCCCGATGGCTTCATTCAACACAATGCAAAACGCTTTGAGCAATACAACGGCTTTAATATGCTGATGGCTGATCTAAGCAATCCGAGCGATGCACAGATGCACTGGGTGAGTAATCGCATGATGCTTGGTCAATCGATTCGGCCGCGTAAAACCTTTCCGCAAAATGCGTTAGATGCAGGCGTCTATGGTCTATCCAATGCCATGCTGGATACCCCCTGGCCTAAAGTGACGCATCGGGTGGCTGCTTTTGCCCAAACTCTGGCAATGGACCAAGGCAATCTAAAACACGCCGATCAATACTTGCACTTACTTAGTGACAACCGGGTTGCGGTCGACCAAGAATTACCCAGCACCGGCGTCAGCAAAGAATGGGAAAAAGCCTTGTCCCCCGCATTTGTTCAGACCCCGATGTATGGCACACGCTCAAGTACGGTATTGCGCATTCGGAAAGACGGCGCCTTTGAAATGGTTGAACGCCGTTTTGATGCCAATGGCACCATTGGCCACGATGTAATTACCGGCGCGCTTACGAGTGCTTCCGGCTCAAACCTCTCGGTTTAA
- a CDS encoding PaaI family thioesterase, translating into MTNQTELTAAAKLSNLGQELDVPFLKLLGIRCLSAEMGSGEILLAIKPEHKNTWEVAHGGVLLTLMDVAMAVAARSGDPDDRSVVTIELNTNFLQAANGVLRVKADTVHRSVTMAFCEAKLYDDQGRVCCMATGTFKYLRRLPTRNASGERVINPDQRTQ; encoded by the coding sequence ATGACAAATCAAACTGAACTTACCGCCGCCGCCAAACTGAGCAACCTAGGTCAGGAGCTGGATGTCCCTTTTTTAAAACTACTTGGAATCCGTTGCCTTAGCGCGGAAATGGGTAGCGGCGAGATTTTGCTGGCCATTAAGCCTGAGCATAAAAATACCTGGGAAGTAGCGCATGGCGGAGTGTTGTTAACCTTGATGGATGTCGCCATGGCCGTTGCTGCGCGCTCGGGCGATCCAGATGATCGCAGCGTGGTGACCATTGAACTCAATACCAATTTTTTACAAGCCGCCAATGGCGTTCTGCGCGTAAAAGCCGATACTGTGCACCGCAGTGTGACGATGGCCTTCTGTGAAGCGAAGTTATATGACGATCAGGGCCGCGTGTGCTGCATGGCTACTGGAACATTTAAGTACTTGCGGCGTTTGCCCACGCGTAATGCCAGTGGTGAGCGGGTTATAAATCCCGATCAGCGCACGCAGTAA